From Gemmatimonas sp., a single genomic window includes:
- the infB gene encoding translation initiation factor IF-2 has translation MSKLRVHDMAGEFGISADEVIALLRQMDVPVRSHLSLLTDDQVSRIRARWEREKRVRAEKAQPAPAAAPRRRRTGAAAGPDAPAPVVEAEAPAPAVRRRRAAEVDAHAGDVHAGDVPPTEAHAAEPHVEEAHPVEAKVEATHSAAASSADQAPVEPAPEVRADIEHVSVERAAELKAAAANEPVAVRAEAPVVEAPPAPKPKPKPVSFERKDTAPAQRPAMVSAPTPRPAPIVERPAVATPPAASVAPVAASASAATSVASDAPAVPSAPLPADRPRPRPVVPGAPRPGRMGGSPNFGGARPIASAAPGGGLGQGQRRDDRRPGGPQGGQGGAPGGGQGGQPGQGTQGTGMAASAQSQQRRGKKGKRGAVDQEAVSANITKTMTAMRGAGARGRGGRRFGADMRAEMEEQRVAAVEKERKTVRVNEFITVSELAKILGVSATQIVGFAFKTLGLMVTINQRLDFDQIELIAGEFGFQAVKESDYAADLQEEQVIDAPEDLRPRPPVVTIMGHVDHGKTSLLDYIRKANVVAGEAGGITQHIGAYHVEVANKRLITFLDTPGHEAFTAMRARGAQVTDIVVIVIAADDQVMPQTVEAISHAKSAGVPIIIAINKVDLPTAQIAKVKQDLLQHEVVLEEFGGTVLHSEISAKKGTGVDELLDQILLQADILELKANPSRRAVGSVVEAQLDQGKGPVATVLVSNGTLKVGDDYICGIYSGRVRAMLDERGKAVKSAGPAIPVQILGLSGVPMAGDQLLVVEDASEARDIAQRRERLDREAKSRRSTRGLVSLEDFMSQTSAGQKRSLRLVIKADQGGPAEALADALGQLSNPEVQVEILHRGVGAIAETDILLAKASGAIIIGFHVRPDNNARAAAEREGVDIKLYRIIYEAVADVKAALEGMLRPESREVVYGEAEVRETFKVARIGTIAGCIVRSGNMNRKGRMRVIRDGVEIYDGGIASLRRFKDDVNEVKEGYECGIGIENFNDVKIGDVFECYRTEEVARTLDQAAKS, from the coding sequence TTGAGCAAGCTTCGTGTGCATGACATGGCGGGTGAGTTCGGTATCTCGGCTGACGAGGTTATCGCGCTGCTGCGCCAGATGGACGTTCCAGTTCGCAGCCATTTGTCGCTGCTGACCGACGATCAGGTTTCCCGTATTCGCGCCCGATGGGAGCGCGAAAAGCGCGTGCGCGCCGAAAAGGCGCAGCCCGCACCGGCCGCCGCGCCTCGGCGCCGTCGCACGGGAGCCGCCGCTGGACCCGATGCCCCGGCCCCTGTGGTCGAGGCCGAAGCGCCAGCCCCGGCGGTTCGCCGCCGTCGCGCGGCCGAGGTCGATGCCCACGCCGGTGATGTCCACGCCGGTGATGTCCCGCCAACGGAAGCGCACGCCGCAGAGCCGCATGTGGAAGAGGCGCATCCGGTGGAGGCCAAGGTTGAGGCCACCCACTCGGCGGCTGCGTCGTCCGCCGATCAGGCGCCTGTCGAACCGGCGCCGGAAGTCCGCGCTGACATCGAACACGTGTCGGTCGAACGTGCCGCCGAGCTGAAGGCCGCGGCGGCCAATGAGCCGGTCGCGGTGCGTGCGGAAGCGCCCGTCGTCGAAGCGCCTCCCGCGCCCAAGCCGAAGCCCAAGCCCGTCAGCTTCGAGCGGAAGGACACGGCTCCGGCCCAGCGTCCGGCCATGGTATCTGCGCCAACGCCGCGACCGGCGCCGATCGTCGAACGCCCCGCCGTCGCCACACCGCCTGCCGCGTCGGTCGCCCCGGTTGCCGCGTCGGCGTCCGCCGCGACATCCGTCGCCTCCGATGCGCCGGCCGTACCGTCGGCTCCGTTGCCGGCCGATCGTCCGCGTCCCCGTCCCGTCGTGCCCGGCGCTCCGCGTCCCGGCCGCATGGGTGGGTCGCCGAATTTTGGTGGTGCTCGTCCGATCGCGTCCGCCGCTCCTGGTGGTGGACTCGGTCAGGGACAGCGTCGCGATGACCGTCGCCCCGGCGGCCCGCAGGGCGGCCAGGGTGGCGCGCCCGGTGGTGGCCAGGGTGGTCAGCCGGGACAGGGCACGCAGGGAACGGGAATGGCCGCGAGCGCGCAGAGTCAGCAGCGCCGTGGTAAGAAGGGCAAACGTGGGGCGGTCGATCAAGAAGCCGTGTCGGCCAATATCACGAAGACGATGACCGCCATGCGCGGCGCGGGAGCGCGCGGCCGCGGTGGACGTCGATTCGGTGCCGACATGCGGGCCGAGATGGAGGAGCAGCGCGTTGCCGCGGTCGAGAAGGAACGGAAAACCGTCCGCGTCAACGAGTTCATTACGGTGTCCGAACTCGCGAAGATCCTTGGCGTTTCCGCTACACAGATCGTCGGCTTCGCGTTCAAGACGCTCGGGCTCATGGTGACGATCAACCAGCGACTCGACTTCGACCAGATCGAGCTGATTGCCGGTGAATTCGGCTTCCAGGCCGTGAAGGAAAGCGATTACGCCGCCGATCTGCAGGAAGAGCAGGTGATAGACGCGCCGGAAGACCTCCGTCCGCGCCCGCCCGTCGTCACGATCATGGGTCACGTCGACCATGGTAAGACGTCGCTGCTCGACTACATCCGGAAGGCCAACGTGGTCGCTGGCGAAGCCGGCGGCATCACGCAGCACATCGGTGCCTATCACGTGGAGGTCGCCAACAAGCGCCTCATCACGTTTCTCGACACCCCGGGTCACGAAGCGTTTACCGCCATGCGTGCCCGCGGTGCTCAGGTCACCGACATCGTCGTCATCGTCATCGCGGCCGACGACCAGGTCATGCCGCAAACCGTCGAAGCGATCTCGCATGCGAAGAGCGCCGGCGTCCCGATCATCATTGCCATCAACAAGGTCGATTTGCCCACGGCGCAGATCGCCAAGGTGAAGCAGGACCTGCTGCAGCACGAAGTCGTGCTCGAAGAATTCGGCGGAACGGTGCTGCATTCCGAGATCTCGGCCAAGAAGGGAACGGGTGTCGACGAACTGCTCGATCAGATCCTGCTGCAGGCCGACATTCTCGAACTCAAGGCCAATCCGTCGCGTCGTGCGGTCGGATCGGTGGTCGAAGCCCAGCTCGACCAGGGTAAGGGACCGGTCGCCACTGTGCTCGTGTCCAACGGCACGCTCAAGGTCGGCGACGATTACATCTGCGGCATCTACTCTGGTCGCGTGCGCGCCATGCTTGACGAGCGTGGCAAGGCCGTGAAGTCGGCCGGACCCGCGATCCCGGTGCAGATTCTGGGTCTCAGCGGTGTGCCGATGGCGGGCGACCAACTGCTCGTGGTCGAAGACGCCTCCGAGGCGCGCGATATCGCGCAGCGTCGTGAACGTCTCGATCGTGAAGCGAAGAGCCGCCGCAGCACGCGTGGATTGGTGTCGCTCGAAGACTTCATGTCGCAGACCAGCGCCGGCCAGAAGCGTTCGTTGCGATTGGTCATCAAGGCCGACCAGGGCGGTCCGGCGGAAGCGCTGGCCGACGCCCTCGGTCAGCTCTCCAACCCCGAAGTGCAGGTCGAAATCCTGCACCGCGGTGTCGGTGCGATCGCCGAAACGGACATCCTGCTCGCGAAGGCCTCGGGAGCCATCATCATCGGCTTCCACGTGCGTCCTGACAACAACGCCCGCGCGGCAGCCGAGCGCGAAGGCGTGGACATCAAGCTGTATCGCATCATCTACGAGGCCGTGGCCGACGTGAAGGCCGCCCTTGAAGGCATGCTGCGACCGGAGTCGCGCGAAGTGGTGTACGGCGAAGCCGAGGTGCGCGAAACGTTCAAGGTCGCGCGTATCGGAACGATTGCTGGCTGCATCGTGCGCTCGGGCAACATGAACCGGAAGGGACGTATGCGCGTCATCCGGGACGGCGTCGAAATTTACGACGGCGGCATCGCGTCACTGCGTCGCTTCAAGGACGATGTGAACGAGGTGAAGGAAGGCTACGAGTGCGGTATCGGCATCGAGAACTTCAACGACGTCAAGATCGGCGACGTCTTCGAATGCTACCGCACGGAAGAAGTGGCTCGTACTCTCGACCAGGCTGCAAAGTCCTGA
- a CDS encoding polyphenol oxidase family protein: MSLMPLGSAEPVMGMPDGVLAWTTTRADGSYGLGSADPVGEVIERWARLQDGLASLRIDRLATAHQVHGAVVERHQGGWRGWLRLRGVDGHVTNTPGTALAVTIADCTPVFVAHPGGAVAALHAGWRGTAARILDVGFDALAAMGYPADECVVHLGPSICGACYEVGPEVLGAVYGVPAAGKGLLDVREVLHDHARRRGVNQIFPSSACTRCHADRFFSHRGGDSGRQLGVIALQSS, from the coding sequence ATGAGTCTGATGCCGCTTGGGTCGGCCGAGCCGGTCATGGGCATGCCCGACGGCGTACTGGCCTGGACGACGACGCGCGCCGACGGCTCCTACGGGTTGGGATCCGCGGACCCGGTTGGTGAGGTCATAGAGCGCTGGGCGCGACTGCAAGACGGACTCGCGTCGCTCCGCATCGATCGGCTGGCGACGGCCCATCAAGTTCACGGGGCCGTCGTTGAACGGCATCAGGGCGGGTGGCGAGGCTGGCTGCGACTCCGCGGCGTCGATGGGCACGTCACCAACACACCCGGCACGGCGTTGGCTGTCACGATCGCCGACTGCACCCCCGTGTTCGTGGCGCACCCCGGCGGCGCGGTCGCCGCGTTGCACGCCGGATGGCGAGGCACCGCCGCCCGGATTCTCGATGTCGGTTTCGACGCACTCGCCGCGATGGGGTATCCGGCTGATGAATGCGTGGTGCACCTGGGCCCATCGATTTGCGGCGCGTGCTATGAAGTGGGGCCCGAGGTCTTGGGCGCGGTGTACGGAGTTCCGGCGGCCGGAAAGGGGCTGCTGGATGTCCGCGAGGTGCTGCACGATCACGCCAGGCGGCGTGGGGTCAACCAGATTTTCCCCAGTTCCGCGTGTACCCGATGCCACGCCGACCGCTTCTTCAGCCATCGCGGCGGAGATTCGGGTCGGCAGTTAGGCGTCATTGCGCTCCAGTCATCTTGA
- the rimP gene encoding ribosome maturation factor RimP — protein MVPTLFCSSVFGFFLVLTGDVQVGEIVEPIVAQELDTLGFDLVELRRGGSRSRPVLEIRIDRRDGTKVTIEDCAKASRAVEARLEAQALVGEQYVLEVSSPGADRPLKTAADWRRFVGRRATVTSGALAGGKQEVEILALDGEEGAEVALVRDPKGREFQLPLVEVTQARLAFHWKR, from the coding sequence ATGGTCCCCACACTTTTTTGTTCTTCGGTGTTTGGTTTTTTTCTGGTTCTTACTGGAGACGTGCAGGTGGGCGAGATCGTCGAACCCATTGTCGCACAAGAGCTTGACACGCTTGGTTTCGATTTGGTGGAGCTGCGACGCGGGGGCTCACGCTCTCGTCCCGTGCTCGAGATCCGGATCGACCGGCGCGACGGCACGAAGGTGACGATCGAAGACTGTGCCAAGGCGTCCCGCGCGGTTGAAGCGCGACTGGAAGCCCAGGCGTTGGTCGGAGAGCAGTATGTATTGGAAGTTTCGTCGCCGGGCGCAGACCGGCCGTTGAAGACCGCTGCAGATTGGCGCCGATTCGTCGGACGCCGGGCAACGGTAACGAGCGGCGCGCTGGCGGGGGGTAAACAGGAAGTCGAGATCCTTGCGCTGGATGGCGAGGAAGGCGCCGAAGTCGCGCTGGTGCGTGATCCGAAGGGGCGGGAGTTCCAACTCCCACTCGTCGAGGTCACCCAAGCGCGATTGGCGTTTCACTGGAAACGATAG
- the nusA gene encoding transcription termination factor NusA: MAGSAEILAAFRELSNLKQITREELHGLLQDGIHAALAKKHGANVQAEVEINEEKGAIRIVLLKTVVEEVTDAAREVPLEEARFMDPEFQIGDVMEIEVDFNEFGRTAVQAAKQRIVQRVREGERTRIRDEFAGRVGDLLSGEVQQIERGKLVVMLNKFREAEAIIPYREQNHREHYHQGEPVRAVLKRVEDTPKGPRLILSRSDALFVQALFKLEVPEIQQGIVEIKAAAREVGSRTKIAVTSRDDAVDPVGACVGLKGSRVQAVVNELGGERIDIVPWSPDPERFAKLALAPARVARVFSDAMSRTIQAVVDEDQLSLAIGRNGQNVRLASELTGWKIDLYSSREWMEKGGEAPLFAPLPEEEEADVPLNEIEGLEIGTVAVLAEAGLTTLNDILDLDRDDLLRLPGIAPEEADRIMAIIDELTTEDEGEAGSSSE, translated from the coding sequence ATGGCCGGATCAGCGGAAATTCTCGCAGCATTCCGTGAACTGTCGAATCTGAAGCAGATCACGCGCGAGGAGCTGCACGGGCTTCTCCAGGACGGCATTCATGCCGCTCTGGCTAAGAAGCACGGGGCCAACGTGCAGGCAGAAGTCGAGATCAACGAGGAGAAGGGCGCAATCCGCATCGTGCTGCTGAAGACGGTGGTGGAAGAAGTGACCGATGCGGCCCGTGAGGTCCCGCTCGAAGAGGCGCGGTTCATGGACCCCGAGTTCCAGATCGGGGACGTGATGGAGATCGAGGTCGATTTCAATGAATTCGGCCGCACCGCCGTGCAAGCCGCCAAACAGCGCATCGTGCAGCGCGTGCGTGAAGGCGAGCGAACGCGCATTCGCGACGAATTCGCCGGCCGCGTCGGAGATCTCCTCTCCGGTGAAGTCCAGCAGATCGAGCGTGGCAAGCTGGTCGTCATGCTCAACAAGTTCCGTGAAGCGGAAGCGATCATTCCGTATCGCGAGCAGAACCATCGCGAGCACTACCATCAGGGTGAGCCCGTCCGGGCGGTCCTCAAGCGGGTCGAAGACACGCCAAAGGGTCCGCGACTGATTCTGAGCCGCTCCGATGCGCTGTTCGTGCAGGCGCTGTTCAAGCTCGAGGTGCCCGAGATTCAGCAGGGCATCGTGGAGATCAAGGCGGCTGCGCGTGAAGTCGGCAGCCGCACCAAGATCGCCGTCACGTCCCGTGATGACGCAGTCGATCCGGTCGGCGCGTGCGTCGGCCTCAAGGGATCGCGCGTCCAAGCGGTCGTGAACGAACTGGGCGGCGAGCGCATCGACATTGTGCCGTGGTCGCCCGATCCGGAACGCTTTGCCAAGCTGGCGCTCGCGCCGGCCCGTGTGGCACGCGTGTTCAGTGACGCGATGTCGCGGACGATTCAGGCGGTCGTGGACGAAGACCAGCTGTCGCTGGCGATCGGCCGCAATGGCCAGAACGTGCGTCTCGCCTCTGAGCTCACCGGATGGAAGATCGATCTGTACTCGAGCCGTGAGTGGATGGAGAAGGGCGGAGAAGCGCCGCTGTTCGCACCGCTACCCGAGGAAGAAGAAGCAGATGTGCCGCTCAACGAGATCGAAGGGCTCGAAATCGGAACGGTCGCCGTCCTGGCAGAAGCTGGCCTGACGACGCTCAACGACATTCTCGATCTCGATCGCGATGATCTCCTGCGTTTGCCTGGTATCGCTCCCGAAGAGGCCGATCGGATCATGGCCATCATCGACGAGCTCACCACGGAAGACGAAGGCGAAGCTGGGAGTTCTAGCGAGTGA
- a CDS encoding zinc dependent phospholipase C family protein gives MPTTTTTERAVRFCHRAWIAGGLALLVALVLFPTDAWAWTPGTHVFLGDALLRNLSLVPSTIAELLAAYPTDFLYGSIAADTSIAKKYAEVGRHCHSWRVGLEIHDDAAPPSLRAFGLGYLAHLAADVVAHNFFVPRQLAVTSSTTALGHSYWESRIDTHLGDPWPRRARELLSVDHSPADQHLDRILSPTLFGTPTNRRIFRGMVYVTDTDSWQRIFQLVSEKSRWDLSDAEVGRYMARSFDYIVDLFNRWDTSDAFRFDPSGDGPLRDAKKVRRQAKREGGDVRAALEADRMFGMPVSELRHAASLPTPLFTPRERPATD, from the coding sequence ATGCCGACGACGACGACGACTGAGCGCGCTGTGCGCTTCTGCCACCGCGCCTGGATTGCGGGGGGACTCGCCTTGTTGGTCGCGCTGGTGCTCTTCCCGACGGATGCCTGGGCGTGGACGCCGGGAACCCACGTGTTTCTGGGCGACGCGCTCCTTCGGAATCTGTCTCTCGTGCCATCGACCATCGCCGAGCTGCTCGCGGCCTATCCGACCGATTTCCTGTACGGGTCGATTGCCGCCGATACCAGCATTGCGAAGAAGTACGCCGAAGTGGGACGCCATTGTCACTCGTGGCGTGTCGGACTCGAGATTCACGACGATGCGGCGCCGCCATCGCTGCGCGCGTTTGGTCTCGGGTATCTCGCGCACCTGGCCGCCGACGTCGTGGCGCACAACTTCTTCGTGCCGCGCCAGCTGGCCGTGACATCGAGCACCACCGCGCTCGGTCACAGCTACTGGGAGAGCCGGATCGATACGCATCTTGGCGATCCATGGCCACGTCGCGCGCGCGAGCTCTTGTCGGTCGACCACTCGCCGGCCGATCAGCACCTCGATCGCATTTTGAGCCCGACGCTCTTCGGCACGCCGACCAACCGCCGCATCTTCCGCGGCATGGTGTATGTGACCGACACGGACTCGTGGCAGCGCATTTTCCAGCTCGTGTCGGAGAAGAGTCGCTGGGACCTGAGCGATGCCGAAGTCGGGCGCTACATGGCGCGCTCGTTCGACTACATCGTCGATCTGTTCAATCGCTGGGACACCAGCGATGCCTTTCGTTTCGATCCGTCCGGCGACGGGCCACTACGAGACGCGAAAAAGGTCCGACGTCAGGCCAAGCGCGAAGGCGGCGATGTCCGCGCCGCACTCGAAGCGGATCGCATGTTCGGCATGCCGGTATCCGAGCTCCGGCATGCCGCGTCGCTGCCAACGCCGCTGTTTACTCCGCGCGAGCGGCCAGCAACTGATTGA
- a CDS encoding ribosomal L7Ae/L30e/S12e/Gadd45 family protein has product MSDEPREVPTLDDTVRRKVLGLIGLGARGRLIVVGAERVAIEAGKGKVVLAVVASDVSRHSLEKVVPVLRARRIETLEWPSAAELGGAVGRDTTAAIGIVDQALARGIRSAVAGATPAGDATRVSR; this is encoded by the coding sequence GTGAGTGATGAACCCCGCGAAGTGCCGACGCTCGACGATACCGTGCGCCGAAAGGTGCTCGGACTGATCGGGCTCGGCGCGCGCGGCCGGCTCATCGTGGTAGGCGCCGAACGCGTCGCCATTGAAGCAGGCAAAGGGAAAGTGGTGCTGGCGGTGGTCGCGAGCGATGTCTCGCGCCATTCGCTGGAGAAGGTCGTGCCGGTCCTTCGGGCCCGTCGCATCGAAACGTTGGAGTGGCCGAGTGCGGCCGAGCTGGGCGGTGCTGTCGGGAGGGATACGACAGCGGCGATCGGGATTGTAGATCAAGCGCTGGCGCGCGGTATCCGTAGCGCCGTGGCCGGGGCAACCCCGGCAGGCGACGCGACGCGCGTTTCGCGTTAG
- the murA gene encoding UDP-N-acetylglucosamine 1-carboxyvinyltransferase yields MSAVQFIVEGGQRLSGSIRPAGNKNAALPIVAATLLTDQPVQLHNVPRIRDIETLVELVRTTGAECEWNGPNSLRVHAKSVQAADLDPQMCARIRASILLAAPLLARCGTVTLSPPGGDVIGRRRLDTHFHVLQALGAEYELGERFRFTAKALTGADVFLDEPSVTATENALMAAVAATGRTVLRNAASEPHVQDLARFLVALGARIDGIGSNVYTIEGGMPLGGATHEIGPDHIEVGSFIGLAAVTQSEIRIERAGVEHLRSTLMGFARLGISCIIEGDDLIVPAEQSRVIQSDLGGHVPKLEDQPWPAFPADVMSIAIVTATQCEGMILMHEKMFESRLYFTDKLVSMGARIVLCDPHRAIVSGPTKLRGSTVESPDIRAGMAMLLAALCADGTSVINNAQQIERGYERIEDRLGALGAHIRRVELSAR; encoded by the coding sequence ATGTCCGCCGTCCAGTTCATTGTCGAAGGGGGTCAGCGTCTCAGTGGCTCTATCCGTCCAGCAGGCAATAAGAATGCCGCGCTGCCGATCGTCGCTGCCACGCTCCTGACCGATCAGCCGGTGCAGCTGCACAACGTGCCTCGGATCCGGGACATCGAGACGCTTGTCGAACTCGTGCGCACCACGGGGGCGGAATGCGAATGGAACGGCCCGAACTCCCTGCGCGTGCATGCGAAATCGGTGCAAGCCGCCGATCTCGATCCGCAGATGTGCGCGCGGATCCGTGCTTCAATTCTGCTCGCCGCGCCACTGCTCGCGCGCTGCGGCACGGTCACGCTCTCACCTCCCGGTGGCGACGTCATCGGTCGTCGTCGGCTCGACACGCATTTTCACGTGCTGCAGGCCCTCGGGGCCGAGTATGAGCTGGGAGAGCGCTTCCGCTTTACCGCGAAGGCCCTGACCGGCGCCGACGTATTTCTTGATGAACCGAGTGTCACGGCCACCGAGAACGCACTGATGGCGGCCGTCGCGGCGACGGGGCGCACGGTTCTCCGCAATGCGGCCAGCGAACCGCACGTGCAGGACCTCGCGCGCTTTCTCGTCGCACTGGGCGCGCGCATCGACGGTATCGGGTCGAATGTGTACACGATCGAAGGCGGCATGCCGCTCGGCGGTGCGACACATGAGATCGGTCCCGACCACATCGAAGTCGGCTCGTTCATTGGCCTTGCGGCGGTGACCCAATCGGAAATTCGGATCGAGCGGGCGGGCGTCGAACATCTCCGCAGCACGCTGATGGGCTTCGCGCGTCTCGGGATCTCGTGCATCATCGAGGGGGACGATCTGATTGTGCCCGCCGAGCAGTCGCGCGTGATCCAGAGCGACCTCGGGGGACATGTGCCGAAGCTCGAGGATCAGCCGTGGCCCGCGTTTCCGGCCGACGTGATGTCCATCGCCATCGTCACGGCGACGCAATGCGAAGGCATGATCCTCATGCACGAAAAGATGTTCGAGTCGCGTCTCTATTTCACCGACAAGTTGGTGAGCATGGGCGCCCGCATCGTGCTGTGCGATCCGCACCGCGCCATCGTGTCGGGGCCCACCAAGCTGCGAGGCAGCACGGTGGAGTCGCCCGACATCCGCGCCGGAATGGCGATGTTACTGGCCGCCCTCTGCGCGGACGGCACCAGCGTCATTAACAACGCCCAGCAGATCGAGCGCGGCTACGAGCGGATCGAGGACCGGCTCGGAGCGCTCGGTGCCCACATCCGTCGCGTCGAATTGAGCGCGCGCTGA